The following proteins come from a genomic window of Blastococcus sp. HT6-30:
- the nudC gene encoding NAD(+) diphosphatase — translation MTSGSRAGDDGRPVLSRTGHDRAHLARLLPDPTGGRPVRVLTVDAQRAVPVQEGPSGPVLVWDQRPGLPPGAVYLGEDGGVPYAAVRGERSLTVNGRPVDRWAGLRDLGTALGDLDAGLLVEAIGILEWHERHRFSPLTGAATTVERAGWTQRDPTTGVEFFPRVDPAVIMLVHDGADRVVLGRQAAWPPGRFSILAGFVEPGESAEAAVAREVEEEVGLRVTDVRYVASQPWPFPQSLMLGFVARVHGDQEIRVDPTEIEEARWFTREELRTPEGQLAVPPSISIARHILDRWIKDELPPTPR, via the coding sequence ATGACCTCCGGTTCCCGCGCCGGCGACGACGGCCGCCCGGTCCTCTCCCGCACCGGGCACGACCGGGCGCACCTGGCCCGGCTGCTGCCCGACCCGACGGGTGGCCGTCCGGTGCGGGTCCTGACCGTCGACGCCCAGCGCGCGGTGCCGGTGCAGGAAGGACCGTCGGGTCCGGTCCTGGTGTGGGACCAGCGTCCCGGGCTGCCCCCGGGCGCGGTCTACCTCGGCGAGGACGGCGGCGTCCCCTACGCCGCCGTCCGCGGTGAGCGGTCGCTGACGGTGAACGGCCGCCCGGTCGACCGGTGGGCCGGCCTGCGCGACCTCGGCACCGCGCTCGGCGACCTGGACGCCGGCCTCCTCGTCGAGGCCATCGGCATCCTGGAGTGGCACGAGCGGCACCGCTTCAGCCCGCTCACCGGTGCCGCCACGACCGTGGAGCGGGCCGGCTGGACGCAGCGCGACCCGACCACCGGCGTCGAGTTCTTCCCACGCGTCGACCCCGCCGTCATCATGCTCGTCCACGACGGGGCCGACCGCGTGGTGCTCGGCCGGCAGGCGGCCTGGCCGCCCGGGCGGTTCTCCATCCTGGCCGGCTTCGTCGAGCCGGGGGAGTCGGCCGAGGCGGCGGTCGCGCGCGAGGTGGAGGAGGAGGTGGGCCTGCGGGTCACCGACGTCCGCTACGTCGCCAGCCAGCCGTGGCCGTTCCCGCAGTCGCTGATGCTGGGCTTCGTGGCCCGGGTCCACGGCGACCAGGAGATCCGCGTCGATCCCACCGAGATCGAGGAGGCGCGCTGGTTCACCCGGGAGGAGCTCCGGACGCCGGAGGGGCAGCTCGCGGTGCCGCCGTCGATCTCGATCGCCCGCCACATCCTCGACCGGTGGATCAAGGACGAGCTTCCCCCCACCCCTCGCTGA
- a CDS encoding mycoredoxin, with amino-acid sequence MTTTPGTAVTMYTTTWCGYCVRLKKLMQREGIEFAEVDIETDPQAADLVMQANGGNRTVPTLIFPDGSALTNPSIDAVKAQLARLPEA; translated from the coding sequence ATGACCACGACCCCCGGCACCGCCGTCACCATGTACACCACCACGTGGTGCGGGTACTGCGTGCGCCTCAAGAAGCTGATGCAGCGCGAGGGCATCGAGTTCGCCGAGGTCGACATCGAGACCGATCCGCAGGCCGCGGATCTGGTCATGCAGGCCAACGGGGGCAACCGCACGGTCCCCACGCTGATCTTTCCCGACGGCAGCGCGCTGACCAACCCCAGCATCGACGCGGTCAAGGCCCAGCTCGCACGGCTTCCGGAGGCGTGA
- a CDS encoding ATP-dependent DNA helicase UvrD2 — MAHADAEAVLDGLDDEQRTAAQAVSGPVCILAGAGTGKTRTITHRIAYGVHTGTYLPEQVLAVTFTARAAGELRARLAALEVGGVQARTFHAAAMRQLRYFAPRVLGGPMPGLIENKLRVVASAATRNRLTTDRTSLRDLASEIEWAKTTLATPEDYPARAKAAGREAPFEPAAVAAVYASYEQAKQRDGALDFEDLLLVTAYALEEHPDVARQVRAQYRHFVVDEYQDVNPLQQRLLDAWLGGRAEVCVVGDPNQTIYSFTGADPDYLLGFADRYGDAAVVKLERDYRSTPQVVGLANRLIGQAPPRKGLPGLRLLGQRPQGPEPTFVEHPDEPAEAAAVAARCKSLIGDGTPAAEIAVLFRINAQSQVYESALADAGVPYVLKGGERFFERPEVREAVLLLRGAAAGGNEPGMLVPAVRDVLASTGWVEHRPPAGGAARDRWQSLAALVDLAVDLVAENPSLDLAGFVTHLAERADAQHAPTVQGVTLASMHAAKGLEWDAVFVVGLVDGVLPIAQSLSRPVAVEEERRLLYVAVTRAREQLTLSWSLARNPGGRRSRPRSRFLDGLAPDSGPTAPPARRAAKRPKVVLEGEAGELFERLRAWRSQAAQSASVPAYVVFTDATLQAIAETRPASLRELSGLPGIGARKLELYGEDVLAAVTG, encoded by the coding sequence ATGGCGCATGCGGACGCGGAGGCCGTGCTCGACGGCCTCGACGACGAGCAGCGCACGGCGGCGCAGGCGGTGTCCGGGCCGGTTTGCATCCTGGCCGGTGCCGGTACGGGGAAGACCCGCACCATCACCCACCGCATCGCCTACGGCGTGCACACCGGCACGTACCTCCCCGAGCAGGTGCTGGCGGTGACCTTCACCGCCCGGGCGGCCGGTGAGCTGCGTGCCCGACTGGCCGCGCTCGAGGTGGGTGGGGTCCAGGCCCGCACCTTCCACGCCGCCGCGATGCGGCAGCTGCGCTACTTCGCCCCCCGGGTGCTCGGCGGCCCGATGCCCGGGCTCATCGAGAACAAGCTGCGGGTGGTCGCCTCGGCCGCCACGCGCAACCGGCTCACCACCGACCGGACCAGCCTCCGCGACCTCGCCAGCGAGATCGAGTGGGCGAAGACCACCCTCGCCACGCCCGAGGACTACCCGGCCCGCGCGAAGGCGGCCGGCCGCGAGGCGCCGTTCGAGCCCGCCGCCGTCGCCGCCGTCTACGCCAGCTACGAGCAGGCCAAGCAGCGCGACGGGGCGCTGGACTTCGAGGACCTGCTGCTGGTCACCGCCTACGCCCTCGAGGAGCACCCGGACGTCGCCCGGCAGGTGCGTGCGCAGTACCGGCACTTCGTCGTCGACGAGTACCAGGACGTCAACCCGCTGCAGCAGCGGCTGCTCGACGCCTGGCTGGGCGGCCGGGCCGAGGTCTGCGTGGTGGGCGACCCCAACCAGACCATCTACTCCTTCACCGGCGCCGACCCCGACTACCTGCTGGGGTTCGCCGACCGCTACGGCGACGCCGCCGTGGTGAAGCTCGAGCGGGACTACCGCTCCACCCCGCAGGTCGTGGGCCTGGCCAACCGGCTGATCGGCCAGGCGCCGCCGCGCAAGGGCTTGCCGGGGCTCCGCCTGCTGGGGCAGCGGCCCCAGGGCCCCGAGCCGACGTTCGTCGAGCACCCCGACGAGCCGGCCGAGGCCGCCGCGGTCGCCGCACGGTGCAAGTCCCTGATCGGCGACGGGACGCCCGCCGCCGAGATCGCCGTGCTGTTCCGGATCAACGCGCAGTCGCAGGTGTACGAGTCGGCGCTGGCCGACGCCGGGGTGCCCTACGTGCTCAAGGGTGGCGAGCGCTTCTTCGAGCGGCCCGAGGTCCGCGAGGCGGTACTGCTGCTCCGCGGGGCCGCGGCAGGGGGGAACGAGCCGGGCATGCTGGTGCCCGCCGTCCGTGACGTGCTGGCCTCCACGGGCTGGGTGGAGCACCGACCGCCGGCTGGGGGAGCGGCGCGGGACCGCTGGCAGTCCCTCGCCGCGCTGGTCGACCTCGCCGTCGACCTGGTCGCGGAGAACCCGTCGCTGGACCTCGCCGGCTTCGTCACCCACCTCGCCGAGCGGGCCGACGCCCAGCACGCACCCACCGTCCAGGGCGTCACCCTCGCGTCGATGCACGCGGCCAAGGGGCTGGAGTGGGACGCCGTCTTCGTCGTCGGCCTGGTCGACGGCGTGCTGCCGATCGCGCAGTCGCTGAGCCGGCCGGTCGCCGTCGAGGAGGAGCGGCGGCTGCTGTACGTCGCCGTCACCCGTGCCCGCGAGCAGCTCACCCTGTCCTGGTCGCTGGCCCGCAACCCCGGCGGCCGGCGCTCTCGGCCGCGCAGCCGGTTCCTCGACGGCCTCGCGCCGGATTCCGGCCCCACCGCGCCGCCGGCCCGCCGTGCGGCCAAGCGCCCCAAGGTGGTCCTGGAGGGCGAGGCCGGCGAGCTGTTCGAGCGGTTGCGCGCGTGGCGCAGCCAGGCCGCCCAGTCGGCGTCGGTGCCGGCCTACGTGGTCTTCACCGACGCCACGCTGCA
- a CDS encoding pitrilysin family protein yields MTTIQESPLIPPLGEPRPHPTPVAEETTLANGLRVVVVPRPGVPLVELRLRVPFAAPSARNAGVHAARGAVLSGAVLLGTARHDQTAIAQLLQTHGAELSVSTDADRLVFGTTLLPGGLGPVLELVAELLTGASYPAGQVDGERDRLAERIAIARTQPGTIARTALAARRYGTHPYAIQLPDAGLVSAVRAPALRRLHRERVLPAGSILVLVGDLDPRAAVDTVAAALERWDGTGKAVEAPPVAEQRADGIELVDRPGAVQSNLRLGGPAPSRTDPDLPAARLAAMVYGGYFSSRLVENIRERRGYSYSPRSGIEHQRASSSFLVEADVATEVTGPALLETLYELGRMALTPVTEAELDAARRYILGSMALSTSTHAGLASTLSALLGTGLPADWLTTHQRDLTAVTVDEVQAAAARYLAPEALTAVVVGDAGRVAAELGVLAPVTVNRSGEQA; encoded by the coding sequence ATGACCACGATCCAGGAGAGCCCGCTGATCCCGCCGCTGGGCGAGCCCCGGCCGCACCCGACGCCGGTCGCGGAGGAGACGACGCTGGCCAACGGGCTGCGCGTGGTCGTCGTGCCCCGGCCCGGCGTCCCGCTGGTCGAGCTGCGGCTGCGAGTGCCGTTCGCTGCGCCCAGCGCCCGCAACGCCGGCGTGCACGCCGCGCGGGGCGCGGTCCTGTCCGGTGCGGTGCTGCTCGGCACCGCGCGGCACGACCAGACGGCCATCGCCCAGCTGCTGCAGACCCACGGCGCCGAGCTGTCGGTGAGCACCGACGCCGACCGGCTGGTGTTCGGCACCACGCTGCTGCCCGGCGGGCTCGGCCCGGTGCTGGAGCTGGTCGCCGAGCTGCTGACCGGCGCGAGCTACCCGGCCGGCCAGGTCGACGGCGAACGCGACCGGCTGGCCGAGCGGATCGCGATCGCGCGCACGCAGCCGGGCACGATCGCCCGCACGGCGCTGGCCGCCCGGCGGTACGGCACCCATCCGTACGCCATCCAGCTGCCCGACGCCGGGCTGGTCTCCGCCGTCCGCGCGCCGGCGCTGCGCCGGCTGCACCGCGAGCGCGTACTGCCGGCCGGCAGCATCCTCGTGCTCGTCGGCGACCTCGACCCGCGGGCCGCGGTCGACACCGTGGCCGCCGCCCTCGAGAGGTGGGACGGCACGGGCAAGGCGGTGGAGGCCCCGCCGGTCGCCGAGCAGCGCGCCGACGGCATCGAGTTGGTCGACCGGCCGGGCGCGGTGCAGTCGAACCTCCGCCTGGGCGGACCGGCGCCCAGCCGCACCGACCCCGACCTGCCCGCGGCCCGGCTGGCCGCGATGGTCTACGGCGGCTACTTCTCCTCCCGGCTGGTCGAGAACATCCGCGAGCGCCGCGGCTACAGCTACAGCCCACGCAGCGGCATCGAGCACCAGCGGGCGTCGTCGTCGTTCCTGGTCGAGGCCGACGTCGCCACGGAGGTCACCGGCCCGGCGCTGCTGGAGACCCTCTACGAGCTGGGGCGCATGGCGCTGACGCCGGTGACCGAGGCGGAGCTCGACGCCGCCCGGCGGTACATCCTGGGCAGCATGGCGCTGTCGACGTCCACCCACGCGGGCCTGGCCAGCACCCTCTCGGCGCTGCTGGGCACCGGCCTGCCGGCCGACTGGCTGACCACCCACCAACGCGACCTCACCGCCGTCACGGTCGACGAGGTGCAGGCCGCGGCCGCGCGCTACCTGGCGCCCGAGGCGCTGACCGCCGTCGTCGTCGGCGACGCCGGCCGGGTGGCCGCCGAGCTCGGCGTCCTGGCGCCGGTCACCGTCAACCGGAGCGGCGAGCAGGCATGA
- a CDS encoding uridine kinase, which translates to MPAEPGATALRVAVDGPELAAPEALAAAIAERLPALGRGAVVVPATGFYRPASLRLEHGRTDPDARYTDWLDVGALNREVLAPVGPGGSGEYLPVLWDLERDRAARAPRRPVPAGAVLLVAGALLQGVGLALDVVVHLRVAPAARRRRTPPAEAWALPAYDRYDDEVDPAALADAVVLADHADRPALVLGGRLA; encoded by the coding sequence GTGCCCGCCGAGCCGGGCGCCACCGCGCTGCGGGTGGCCGTGGACGGACCCGAGCTCGCCGCGCCCGAGGCGCTCGCCGCCGCGATCGCCGAACGCCTGCCGGCGCTGGGCCGCGGGGCCGTCGTCGTGCCCGCCACAGGTTTCTACCGGCCCGCCTCGCTGCGGCTGGAGCACGGCCGGACGGATCCGGATGCCCGCTACACCGACTGGCTCGACGTGGGCGCGCTCAACCGCGAGGTCCTCGCCCCGGTCGGGCCCGGCGGGTCGGGTGAGTACCTGCCGGTGCTCTGGGACCTGGAGCGGGACCGCGCCGCTCGGGCCCCGCGACGGCCGGTGCCGGCCGGTGCCGTGCTGCTGGTCGCCGGCGCGCTCCTGCAGGGCGTCGGCCTCGCTCTGGACGTCGTCGTGCACCTCCGGGTGGCCCCCGCCGCGCGGCGGCGGCGCACCCCGCCCGCCGAGGCGTGGGCGCTACCGGCCTACGACCGCTACGACGACGAGGTCGACCCCGCGGCGCTCGCCGACGCCGTCGTGCTGGCCGATCACGCCGACCGCCCGGCGCTGGTGCTCGGCGGCCGCTTGGCTTAG
- a CDS encoding ANTAR domain-containing protein: MSSVVPGPRHSDELDGPVRPGAAPLRAGGAGGPLHDDRPRIALTRVTRGWVVVPLPAGAVAGDPVDGLVEGMTLADLVADELGALPEPDRTARRSARGPAGAPAGTDPVDARIAALERTVAQLEHALASRVSTERAIGVLAERHGTSLRTAFEGLRRDARTQGRPVVELAREVLDGLAPDAPAASAPLASAQVTAEPAPAPRPVPVPTGAVATADGRP; encoded by the coding sequence GTGAGCTCCGTGGTCCCCGGCCCCCGGCACTCCGACGAACTCGACGGGCCCGTGCGCCCCGGTGCGGCGCCCCTCCGTGCGGGCGGCGCCGGGGGTCCGCTGCACGACGACCGGCCCCGGATAGCCCTGACCCGGGTCACCCGCGGCTGGGTCGTCGTCCCGCTGCCCGCCGGGGCGGTCGCCGGTGACCCGGTCGACGGTCTCGTCGAGGGCATGACCCTGGCCGACCTCGTGGCCGACGAGCTGGGCGCCCTGCCCGAGCCCGACCGCACCGCCCGGCGTTCGGCGCGCGGCCCGGCCGGCGCGCCCGCCGGAACCGACCCGGTGGACGCGCGGATCGCCGCCCTGGAGCGCACCGTCGCCCAGCTGGAACACGCGCTGGCCTCCCGGGTGTCCACCGAGCGCGCCATCGGCGTCCTCGCCGAACGGCACGGCACCAGCCTCCGGACGGCGTTCGAGGGGCTGCGCCGCGACGCGCGCACGCAGGGCCGGCCCGTCGTCGAGCTCGCCCGCGAGGTGCTCGACGGCCTGGCGCCCGATGCCCCCGCGGCCTCCGCCCCGCTCGCCTCCGCCCAGGTCACCGCGGAGCCTGCGCCCGCCCCGCGTCCGGTCCCGGTGCCCACCGGTGCCGTCGCCACCGCGGACGGCCGGCCCTGA